A single Carassius carassius chromosome 3, fCarCar2.1, whole genome shotgun sequence DNA region contains:
- the LOC132114601 gene encoding coiled-coil domain-containing protein 96-like — MSIVETSEPQISETEFGQHMITEEEDEEPLINETLEDTEGPEIGHFIDDLLSREDTEEEEQDEEDRHPAPDPESERSSPMNESTVPAEEEKTGLNINTAEYVALLPELQAESEKLSKINAQLQNKIAEYLSKKAGDKHPRLDRDISDQEQYQQYLDLMEELKVQNHGVSELHQLRTEELRQQSLEKLKQVEHELRSLAALKHEAAMTALTGKVGKQAALAKVEKLQADELKQEDKLASVRLNNIKLKNKICQLETELKSKRELADGLLLMDFEQLKTENQTFKDKLKERSEELLRLKRKVACSVQGISHVKEKLHFMQMENKVKHSQLMKTDALVALKREVLTRTRQARDGLRADNLKLQQRCGLLGNTTLLQDFEKKVDTSEFLQQRLEMLKRRHTELMLKCAGVKQKIEQSKPEGQ; from the exons ATGTCTATTGTTGAGACAAGTGAACCACAGATATCTGAAACTGAGTTTGGGCAACATATGATAACAGAAGAAGAGGATGAAGAGCCCCTTATTAATGAGACCTTGGAGGACACTGAGGGTCCTGAAATAGGACATTTCATCGACGATCTTCTATCTCGTGAGGACACTGAGGAGGAAGAGCAAGACGAAGAGGATAGACATCCAGCTCCTGACCCAGAGAGTGAGAGGAGCAGCCCTATGAATGAATCAACGGTGCCTGCAGAAGAAGAGAAGACTGGCCTCAACATCAACACTGCAGAATATGTGGCCCTGCTACCTGAACTACAGGCTGAGAGTGAAAAACTCAGCAAGATAAACGCTCAGCTGCAGAACAAAATAGCAGAATACCTCAGTAAGAAGGCAGGTGATAAACATCCCAGACTGGACCGAGATATCTCAGACCAGGAGCAGTACCAACAGTACCTGGATCTCATGGAGGAGCTAAAAGTGCAGAACCACGGTGTCTCAGAGCTCCACCAACTGCGGACAGAGGAGCTGCGCCAGCAGAGCTTAGAGAAACTGAAGCAGGTGGAGCATGAGCTGAGATCCCTAGCTGCACTGAAACATGAAGCTGCAATGACTGCACTGACTGGTAAGGTGGGCAAACAGGCAGCCCTGGCAAAGGTGGAGAAGCTGCAGGCAGACGAATTGAAGCAGGAAGACAAGCTGGCATCTGTGCGTCTCAACAACATCAAGCTCAAGAACAAAATATGTCAGCTTGAGACAGAACTTAAATCCAAGCGTGAACTTGCTGATGGCTTGCTGCTGATGGACTTTGAGCAGCTCAAAACAGAGAACCAGACATTTAAAGACAAGCTGAAGGAGCGCAGCGAGGAACTACTTAGGCTCAAAAGGAAGGTCGCCTGCTCTGTGCAG GGCATTTCCCATGTGAAAGAGAAGCTGCATTTCATGCAGATGGAGAATAAGGTCAAGCACTCTCAACTGATGAAGACAGATGCATTGGTGGCTCTTAAACGTGAAGTACTGACACGTACTCGTCAGGCTCGTGACGGACTGCGTGCAGACAACCTGAAGCTGCAGCAGCGCTGTGGCCTGCTGGGAAACACCACACTGCTGCAGGACTTTGAGAAGAAGGTAGACACCTCCGAATTCCTGCAGCAGAGACTAGAGATGTTGAAGAGACGTCACACTGAGCTCATGCTGAAGTGTGCAGGAGTCAAGCAGAAGATCGAGCAAAGCAAACCAGAGGGACAGTGA